From one Macaca nemestrina isolate mMacNem1 chromosome 5, mMacNem.hap1, whole genome shotgun sequence genomic stretch:
- the LOC105465752 gene encoding androgen-induced gene 1 protein isoform X7, whose protein sequence is MALVPCQVLRVAILLSYCSILCNYKAIEMPSHQTYGGSWKFLTFIDL, encoded by the exons ATGGCGCTTGTCCCCTGCCAGGTGCTGCGGGTGGCAATCCTGCTGTCCTACTGCTCTATCCTGTGTAACTACAAGGCCATCGAAATGCCCTCGCACCAGACCTACGGAGGGAGCTGGAAATTCCTGACGTTTATTGATCTG TGA